In the Deinococcus carri genome, one interval contains:
- the rpmG gene encoding 50S ribosomal protein L33 yields MAKDGPRIIVKMESTAGTGFYYTTTKNRRNTQAKLELRKYDPVAKKHVVFKEKKV; encoded by the coding sequence ATGGCGAAGGACGGACCGCGCATCATCGTGAAGATGGAAAGCACCGCTGGCACGGGCTTCTACTACACGACCACCAAGAACCGCCGCAACACGCAGGCCAAGCTGGAACTGCGCAAGTACGACCCCGTGGCGAAGAAGCACGTCGTGTTCAAGGAGAAGAAGGTCTGA
- the secE gene encoding preprotein translocase subunit SecE — protein MNLMQYLRDSREELARVTWPTRQQVIDGTQAVLIFVIALTLIVFVMDFVFGHLIRAVLQ, from the coding sequence ATGAATCTGATGCAGTACTTGCGGGACTCGCGCGAAGAACTGGCGCGGGTAACCTGGCCGACGCGCCAGCAGGTGATTGACGGCACGCAGGCCGTGCTGATCTTCGTGATCGCCCTGACCCTGATCGTATTCGTGATGGACTTCGTGTTCGGCCATCTCATCCGGGCGGTGCTGCAATGA